The following coding sequences lie in one Aquabacterium olei genomic window:
- the recN gene encoding DNA repair protein RecN: MLRRLSLRDFVIVTQLEVDLGAGFTALTGETGAGKSILIDALQLALGSRGDAGVVREGAAKADITAEFDLPQALAARLAPWLEEAGFEVEPGAPMMLRRVVDAQGKSRAWINGAPATVSQLRELGEHLVDIHGQHAWQSLTRADAVRALVDTQAGVDTAALQQAWAARRDAQRRLDDARSRQADLERERERLQWQIGELDKLSPQPDEWDTLNAEHQRLSHGQAILDAARLALDAVSEADDSAESLTSRAIDALEDVAGVEPHLANALEVLRDAQAQLQDAAHSLNSALHHTELDPDRLAELDGRMSAWMSLSRRYRRQPAELPELLQGWKAELAELDAAADLDALERDAARAHQSWLTIARTVSKQRAQAAPALADAVTAAMQELGMTGGRFEVALTAQAEPQAFGLESVEFLVAGHAGSTPRPLGKVASGGELSRLALAIAVTTTQRTADADQVGTLIFDEIDSGVGGAVADTVGRLMQRLGHGRQVLAVTHLAQVAACAHQHLLVAKSLQGGQTTSDIRPVSAEPRVAEVARMLGGAVSDTSLAHARAMLDAAHQQDTQDREAPASASSSPRRRKEAA, from the coding sequence ATGCTGCGCCGCCTGAGCCTGCGCGATTTCGTCATCGTCACCCAACTGGAAGTCGACCTGGGCGCCGGTTTCACGGCCCTCACGGGCGAGACGGGTGCCGGCAAGTCCATCCTGATCGACGCGCTGCAACTGGCGCTGGGCAGCCGCGGTGATGCGGGCGTGGTGCGCGAAGGCGCAGCCAAGGCCGACATCACCGCCGAGTTCGACCTGCCCCAGGCGCTGGCCGCCCGCCTGGCCCCCTGGCTGGAAGAGGCCGGATTCGAGGTCGAGCCCGGTGCCCCGATGATGCTGCGGCGGGTGGTCGATGCGCAGGGCAAGAGTCGCGCGTGGATCAACGGCGCGCCGGCCACCGTGTCGCAGTTGCGAGAACTGGGCGAGCACCTCGTCGACATCCACGGCCAGCACGCCTGGCAGAGCCTCACCCGCGCCGACGCCGTGCGCGCGCTGGTGGACACGCAGGCGGGCGTCGATACCGCCGCGCTGCAGCAGGCGTGGGCCGCGCGACGCGACGCCCAGCGCCGCCTGGACGACGCCCGCAGCCGCCAGGCCGATCTGGAACGCGAGCGCGAGCGCCTGCAATGGCAGATCGGCGAGCTCGACAAGCTGTCGCCCCAGCCCGACGAGTGGGACACGCTGAACGCGGAACACCAGCGCCTGAGCCACGGCCAGGCGATTCTGGATGCCGCCCGGCTGGCGCTCGACGCCGTCTCGGAGGCCGACGACAGCGCCGAGTCGCTCACCAGCCGCGCCATCGATGCGCTGGAAGACGTGGCCGGCGTGGAGCCCCATCTGGCCAACGCCCTGGAGGTGCTGCGCGATGCCCAGGCGCAGCTGCAGGACGCCGCCCACAGCCTCAACAGCGCGCTGCACCACACCGAACTCGACCCCGATCGCCTGGCCGAACTCGACGGCCGCATGTCGGCCTGGATGAGCCTGTCGCGCCGCTACCGCCGCCAGCCCGCCGAGCTGCCGGAACTGTTGCAAGGCTGGAAGGCCGAGCTGGCCGAGCTGGACGCCGCCGCCGACCTCGACGCGCTGGAGCGCGACGCCGCACGCGCTCACCAGTCGTGGCTGACGATCGCGCGCACCGTATCGAAGCAACGCGCTCAGGCCGCACCCGCCCTCGCCGACGCCGTCACGGCGGCCATGCAGGAGTTGGGCATGACCGGTGGCCGCTTCGAGGTGGCCCTGACCGCGCAAGCCGAGCCGCAGGCCTTCGGCCTGGAATCGGTGGAGTTTCTGGTGGCCGGGCACGCCGGCAGCACCCCGCGCCCGCTGGGCAAGGTGGCCTCGGGTGGTGAGCTGTCGCGCCTGGCTCTCGCCATTGCCGTGACCACCACACAGCGCACGGCCGATGCCGACCAGGTCGGCACGCTGATCTTCGACGAGATCGACTCGGGCGTGGGCGGCGCCGTCGCCGACACCGTGGGCCGGCTGATGCAACGCCTGGGCCACGGCCGTCAGGTGCTGGCCGTCACGCACCTGGCGCAGGTGGCCGCGTGTGCTCACCAGCACCTGCTGGTGGCCAAGTCGCTGCAGGGTGGCCAGACCACCAGCGACATCCGCCCGGTGAGCGCCGAGCCGCGCGTGGCCGAAGTGGCACGCATGCTGGGCGGGGCCGTCAGCGACACCAGTCTGGCGCATGCCCGCGCCATGCTCGACGCCGCCCACCAGCAGGACACGCAGGACCGCGAAGCACCTGCGTCGGCCTCATCCAGCCCCCGCCGCCGCAAGGAAGCCGCATGA
- a CDS encoding NAD kinase, producing the protein MPSLPACRFNHAALVGKYHARGIKPVLEDVAQILVRAGLDVSIEQETAQSTGMADYPSLAMREIGRQCDVVVVVGGDGTMLATARELAPFDVPLIGINQGRLGFITDIQLKDMATALPLILGGQYAEEKRVLLAGAVLRPTREGEFDTIYEGFAINEIVVSRGAVASMVEVRAEVDGLFVANYRADGLIVSTPTGSTAYAMSAGGPILHPDLGGWTIVPIASHTLSNRPIVLPDTGTVTIEIVAARDASMNFDMQSLASLLPGDRVTVRRSPHRVRFLHPEGWNYYATLRRKLRWNEGVS; encoded by the coding sequence ATGCCGAGCCTGCCCGCCTGCCGCTTCAACCACGCCGCCCTGGTGGGCAAGTACCACGCGCGCGGCATCAAGCCCGTGCTCGAAGACGTCGCGCAGATCCTGGTGCGCGCCGGGCTCGATGTCTCGATCGAGCAGGAAACGGCGCAAAGCACCGGCATGGCCGACTACCCGTCGCTGGCCATGCGCGAGATCGGCCGCCAATGCGACGTCGTCGTCGTGGTCGGTGGCGACGGCACCATGCTGGCCACCGCCCGCGAACTGGCCCCTTTCGACGTGCCGCTCATCGGCATCAACCAGGGCCGCCTGGGTTTCATCACCGACATCCAACTCAAGGACATGGCCACCGCCCTGCCCCTGATCCTGGGCGGCCAGTACGCGGAAGAAAAGCGCGTGCTGCTGGCCGGCGCCGTGCTGCGCCCCACCCGCGAGGGCGAGTTCGACACCATCTACGAGGGCTTCGCGATCAACGAGATCGTCGTGAGCCGCGGCGCGGTGGCCTCGATGGTCGAGGTGCGCGCCGAGGTCGACGGCCTGTTCGTGGCCAACTACCGCGCCGACGGCTTGATCGTGTCGACCCCCACCGGGTCCACGGCCTACGCCATGTCGGCGGGCGGCCCCATCCTGCACCCGGATCTCGGCGGCTGGACCATCGTCCCCATCGCCTCGCACACCCTGTCGAACCGGCCCATCGTGCTGCCCGACACCGGCACCGTCACGATCGAGATCGTGGCCGCGCGCGATGCGAGCATGAATTTCGACATGCAGAGCCTGGCCAGCCTGCTGCCCGGTGACCGCGTGACGGTGCGCCGCTCGCCCCACCGGGTGCGCTTCCTGCATCCGGAAGGCTGGAATTACTACGCCACGCTGCGCCGCAAGCTGCGCTGGAATGAAGGAGTGAGTTGA
- the hrcA gene encoding heat-inducible transcriptional repressor HrcA: MLDDRAKILLKALVERYIADGQPVGSRTLSRASGLDLSAATIRNVMADLEELGLIVSPHTSAGRVPTPRGYRLFVDTMLTARPLTLDALSAEAGEQAPHLQPDQPQRVIANAAHMLSNLSQFVGVVTAPRKASVFRHIEFVRLGDKRVLVILVAPDGDVQNRVIFTVQDYTQSQLVEASNILNAHYSGLTIEEMRNRLKTEVDELRSDIATLMSQAVQAGGEAMAESTDQLVVSGERNLLTVQDFSNDLGSLRRLFDLFEQKTQLMRLLDGSSRAEGVHIYIGGESQVVPFEELSVVSAPYEINGQVVGTLGVIGPTRMAYDRMIEIVDITSRLVSNALSVK; this comes from the coding sequence ATGCTGGACGACCGTGCCAAGATTCTCCTGAAAGCGCTGGTCGAGCGCTACATCGCCGACGGGCAACCTGTGGGCTCGCGCACCCTGTCGCGCGCTTCGGGCCTCGACCTGTCTGCGGCCACCATCCGCAACGTGATGGCCGACCTGGAAGAGCTGGGCCTCATCGTCAGCCCGCACACCTCGGCCGGGCGGGTGCCCACGCCCCGGGGCTATCGCCTGTTCGTCGACACCATGTTGACGGCCCGTCCGCTGACGCTGGATGCGCTGTCGGCCGAAGCGGGGGAGCAGGCGCCGCACCTGCAGCCCGACCAGCCCCAGCGGGTCATTGCCAACGCGGCGCACATGCTGTCCAACCTGTCGCAGTTCGTCGGGGTGGTGACCGCGCCGCGCAAGGCCTCGGTGTTCCGGCACATCGAATTCGTGCGCCTGGGCGACAAACGCGTGCTGGTGATCCTGGTGGCCCCGGATGGCGACGTACAGAACCGCGTGATCTTCACGGTTCAGGATTACACGCAGTCGCAGCTCGTCGAGGCCAGCAACATCCTGAACGCGCACTATTCGGGGCTCACCATCGAAGAGATGCGCAACCGGCTCAAGACCGAGGTCGACGAGCTGCGCTCGGACATCGCCACCTTGATGAGCCAGGCCGTGCAGGCCGGTGGCGAGGCGATGGCCGAGAGCACCGACCAGCTCGTCGTGTCGGGTGAGCGCAACCTGCTGACCGTGCAGGACTTCTCCAACGACCTCGGGTCGCTGCGCCGGCTGTTCGACCTGTTCGAGCAGAAGACCCAGCTGATGCGCCTGCTGGACGGCTCCAGCCGCGCCGAGGGGGTGCACATCTACATCGGTGGCGAAAGCCAGGTGGTGCCGTTTGAAGAGCTGTCGGTCGTGTCAGCGCCATACGAGATCAACGGGCAGGTGGTGGGCACGCTCGGCGTGATCGGGCCGACGCGCATGGCCTACGACCGCATGATCGAGATCGTCGACATCACCTCACGTCTGGTCAGCAACGCCTTGAGCGTCAAGTAA
- a CDS encoding glycosyltransferase family 9 protein: MPAPVMPPPSTPSRLSAGALAALPTVRRIAVLRPNAIGDFVFALPALHALRASWPQARITLLGREWHRELLTGRPGPVDEVVVVPAMPGIGAPEDTPPDTPRTDDFLRAVRQARFDLAIQLYGGGRYTNPFVASLGAALTVGMQADDAPPLDRNLPYERWRNERLRLLEVVGLAGATPRELNPRLAVTAQDHAVLNDATALPHQPIVVLQPGATDERRRWPVERFAAVGRALAEAGAFLVINGSEAERPLTAQLASMLAVPHVDLAGRLPLAGLLALLQRARLLVSNDTGPLHLASALGCPSVGIYWAMNIITAAPLVQGRQRAILSMRLMCPVCGVENVRQRCPHQVSFVDDVGVDEVQVAAMAEWHAGPGGHTAPAPHARHDTTRAGATPAAGAELLDAQGVADQT, encoded by the coding sequence ATGCCTGCACCCGTCATGCCGCCCCCATCCACGCCAAGTCGACTCTCTGCGGGCGCCCTTGCCGCCCTGCCCACCGTGCGCCGCATCGCCGTGTTGCGCCCCAATGCCATTGGCGATTTCGTGTTCGCGCTGCCCGCCTTGCACGCCTTGCGTGCCAGCTGGCCTCAGGCCCGCATCACGCTGTTGGGGCGTGAATGGCACCGTGAACTGCTTACCGGTCGACCGGGCCCGGTCGACGAGGTTGTGGTCGTGCCGGCGATGCCCGGGATTGGCGCACCCGAAGACACTCCACCCGATACGCCTCGCACCGACGACTTCCTCCGCGCGGTGCGTCAGGCGCGCTTTGACCTCGCGATCCAGCTGTATGGCGGGGGCCGCTACACGAACCCGTTCGTCGCCAGCCTGGGTGCGGCCCTGACGGTCGGCATGCAGGCCGACGACGCGCCGCCACTCGACCGCAATCTGCCCTACGAGCGTTGGCGCAACGAGCGCTTGCGCCTGCTGGAGGTGGTCGGCCTGGCCGGCGCCACGCCCCGCGAACTCAACCCGCGGCTGGCTGTCACCGCGCAAGACCACGCCGTGCTGAACGACGCCACAGCGCTGCCGCACCAGCCCATCGTCGTGCTGCAGCCGGGCGCCACCGACGAGCGGCGACGCTGGCCCGTCGAGCGTTTTGCGGCCGTCGGCCGGGCGCTGGCCGAAGCGGGCGCCTTCCTCGTCATCAATGGCAGCGAGGCCGAACGCCCGTTGACCGCGCAGCTGGCCAGCATGCTGGCCGTGCCCCATGTGGACCTGGCGGGCCGCCTGCCACTGGCCGGGCTGCTCGCGCTGTTGCAGCGGGCTCGCCTGCTGGTGTCCAACGACACCGGCCCCTTGCACCTGGCCTCGGCCCTGGGCTGCCCCAGTGTCGGCATCTACTGGGCCATGAACATCATCACCGCCGCGCCGCTGGTGCAGGGGCGACAACGGGCCATCCTGTCGATGAGACTGATGTGCCCGGTGTGTGGCGTGGAAAACGTGCGCCAGCGCTGTCCGCATCAGGTGTCCTTTGTGGACGACGTGGGCGTCGATGAGGTGCAGGTGGCGGCCATGGCCGAATGGCACGCCGGCCCGGGTGGCCACACGGCCCCTGCGCCCCATGCCAGGCACGACACCACCCGCGCGGGAGCAACCCCGGCCGCTGGCGCCGAATTACTTGACGCTCAAGGCGTTGCTGACCAGACGTGA
- a CDS encoding methyl-accepting chemotaxis protein, translating to MRSINDLRFAHKFLILGVLAAAMMVVPSALLMRGDLQSIHQAQEEVQGLAPSGSLLKLVQLTQQHRGLSALYLGGKEKSPAPRQAKQREINAAIETALAEVKALNRNALSDAAQGIARDWRAVASAVDARGVAGPESFARHTALVTAQRNLVLDIARATGIATHQQPAGYYLQLAVLEHLPALAESLGQMRARGTLLLTNGQGTPDERAAIASLAGAMKDSLDHAKRALAQAVAEDAQLGRTLNGPIGEAVQAGERGLSLIDSALIRAESLTHPPAQYFAETTQVIDTQFKLVDAAFAALKANLDQNAARTQQRVLMVLAVLALLGVLGAALILSITRSTVRSISRAVDLAKAVADGDLTQRVASTDRDEVGDLIRALDRMTDSLSATVGAVRANAECVASASQQIAHGNSDLSQRTEEQASALAQTASSMEQLGATVRQNADSAGQADALTQAATESAMRGGEIVQGVVTSMRSIDEHSQRVTDIVGVIDGIAFQTNILALNAAVEAARAGDHGRGFAVVASEVRLLASRSAEAAREIKQLIAASVERVQEGRDHAEEAGEAMKTIVGAVERVAHIMSEIRSASEEQRAGVSQVGLAVHQMDATTQQNAALVEQSAAAAESLHSQAAELVKAVNTFRLAA from the coding sequence ATGCGTTCGATCAACGACCTGCGGTTTGCGCACAAGTTCCTCATTCTCGGCGTTCTGGCTGCGGCCATGATGGTGGTGCCCTCGGCCCTCCTCATGCGGGGAGACCTCCAGTCCATCCACCAGGCACAGGAAGAAGTGCAGGGGCTTGCGCCATCCGGCTCGTTGCTCAAGCTGGTGCAACTCACCCAGCAGCACCGGGGGCTCTCGGCCCTGTACCTTGGCGGCAAGGAGAAGAGCCCGGCGCCGCGGCAGGCCAAGCAACGTGAGATCAATGCGGCCATCGAGACCGCACTGGCCGAAGTCAAGGCACTGAACCGCAACGCGCTGTCGGACGCCGCACAGGGCATCGCGCGAGACTGGCGCGCCGTGGCATCGGCCGTGGATGCGCGCGGCGTGGCAGGCCCCGAGAGCTTCGCGCGCCACACGGCCCTGGTGACGGCCCAGCGCAACCTGGTGCTCGACATCGCCCGGGCCACGGGCATCGCCACCCACCAGCAGCCGGCGGGCTACTACCTGCAGCTTGCGGTGCTGGAGCATCTGCCTGCCCTGGCAGAAAGCCTGGGACAGATGCGCGCACGCGGCACGCTGCTGCTGACCAACGGTCAGGGCACGCCCGATGAACGTGCGGCCATTGCCTCGCTGGCTGGTGCGATGAAAGACAGCCTGGACCACGCCAAGCGCGCCCTGGCGCAGGCGGTGGCCGAGGACGCACAACTCGGCCGGACACTGAATGGCCCGATCGGCGAGGCAGTTCAGGCCGGCGAGCGTGGGCTCTCGCTGATCGACAGTGCGCTGATCCGCGCTGAATCGCTGACCCACCCGCCCGCGCAGTACTTCGCCGAGACCACCCAGGTCATCGACACGCAGTTCAAGCTGGTGGATGCGGCCTTCGCGGCGCTGAAGGCCAACCTCGACCAGAACGCCGCCCGCACCCAGCAACGCGTCCTGATGGTGCTCGCTGTCCTGGCCTTGCTCGGTGTACTGGGCGCCGCCCTCATTCTGTCGATCACGCGCTCCACCGTGCGGTCGATCTCCCGCGCGGTCGACCTCGCCAAGGCCGTTGCCGACGGCGACCTGACGCAGCGCGTGGCGTCCACAGACCGTGACGAAGTGGGCGACCTCATCCGTGCACTGGACCGCATGACCGACAGCCTGTCGGCCACCGTGGGCGCCGTGCGTGCCAATGCGGAGTGCGTGGCCAGCGCCAGCCAGCAGATCGCCCATGGCAACAGCGATCTGTCACAGCGCACGGAAGAGCAGGCCAGTGCGCTTGCTCAGACTGCCTCTTCCATGGAACAGCTGGGCGCCACCGTGCGTCAGAACGCCGACAGCGCCGGCCAGGCCGATGCCCTCACCCAGGCCGCCACCGAGTCCGCCATGCGCGGGGGCGAGATCGTGCAGGGCGTCGTCACCAGCATGCGCAGCATCGACGAGCACTCGCAGCGCGTCACCGACATCGTCGGTGTGATCGACGGCATTGCCTTTCAGACCAACATCCTGGCGCTCAACGCGGCTGTGGAGGCCGCCCGCGCGGGCGATCACGGCCGGGGCTTTGCCGTCGTGGCGAGCGAGGTGCGTCTGCTGGCTTCGCGCAGTGCGGAGGCGGCCCGGGAGATCAAGCAGTTGATCGCCGCCAGCGTCGAGCGCGTTCAGGAAGGACGCGACCATGCCGAGGAAGCCGGCGAAGCGATGAAGACCATCGTCGGCGCCGTCGAACGCGTGGCCCACATCATGTCGGAGATCCGATCGGCCAGCGAAGAGCAGCGCGCCGGCGTCTCGCAAGTGGGCCTGGCCGTGCACCAGATGGATGCCACCACGCAGCAGAACGCCGCGCTGGTGGAGCAAAGTGCCGCGGCGGCCGAAAGCCTGCACAGCCAGGCGGCCGAACTGGTCAAGGCGGTGAACACGTTCAGGCTCGCAGCCTGA
- a CDS encoding methyl-accepting chemotaxis protein codes for MAGGNLTAEVASAHHDEIGRLSEALTQVNANFTAIVRDARRGVSHLRSDTADIAHGNGDLNQRTIVSAGQLQQTAASVEQITTSVSHSTHKAEEATGMANAAKRAAEASAASVAQMSTSMQRIHTASGRVMDIIQVVDEIAFQTNLLALNAAVESARAGEHGRGFAVVAGEVRTLAQRSAVAAQEVRTLIKDTVQQVEAGDAQTLVVQQGMSDVQQAIHAVHAFIADITRGMQQQKLGIQQVNGAISELDHITQQNAALVERIAHAAVDVTRQADDVAASVAVFRLSGDAVTH; via the coding sequence ATGGCGGGCGGCAACCTGACCGCCGAGGTGGCCTCGGCACACCATGACGAGATCGGCCGACTGTCGGAGGCCCTCACGCAGGTGAACGCCAACTTCACTGCCATCGTGCGCGACGCGCGTCGGGGTGTCTCGCACCTGCGCAGCGACACCGCGGACATCGCCCATGGCAATGGCGACCTGAACCAGCGCACCATCGTGTCCGCCGGGCAACTGCAGCAGACGGCAGCCTCGGTCGAGCAGATCACGACCAGCGTCTCGCACAGCACGCACAAGGCCGAAGAAGCCACCGGCATGGCCAACGCGGCCAAGCGGGCTGCCGAGGCCAGTGCCGCCTCGGTGGCGCAGATGTCGACCAGCATGCAGCGCATCCACACTGCATCGGGGCGCGTGATGGACATCATCCAGGTGGTCGACGAGATCGCGTTCCAGACCAACCTGCTCGCCCTGAACGCTGCGGTGGAATCGGCCCGTGCCGGCGAGCACGGCCGGGGCTTTGCCGTGGTGGCCGGCGAGGTGCGCACGCTGGCGCAACGCAGCGCGGTGGCGGCGCAGGAAGTGCGCACCCTCATCAAGGACACCGTACAGCAGGTGGAAGCCGGCGACGCGCAGACCCTGGTGGTGCAGCAGGGCATGAGCGATGTGCAGCAGGCCATCCACGCCGTGCACGCGTTCATCGCCGACATCACACGCGGCATGCAGCAACAGAAGCTCGGGATCCAGCAAGTCAACGGGGCGATCAGCGAGCTCGACCACATCACGCAGCAGAACGCCGCGCTGGTCGAACGCATCGCCCATGCCGCGGTCGATGTCACGCGGCAGGCCGACGATGTTGCCGCTTCGGTGGCGGTGTTCCGCTTGAGCGGCGATGCGGTCACGCACTGA
- a CDS encoding TonB-dependent receptor plug domain-containing protein produces the protein MCFAVAGTAAARADVRTPSEDDYYANIPVVLTASRLEQPLNEAPGAITVVDRKTIRQSGARTVAEVLRLVPGYVSSGWNGANPLAAYHVPLDDFGTRNLVLIDGRSVYSSAYLGDTHRGMMGVMLEDIERIEVLRGANSAAYGANAMFGVINIITRHSADTVGGELGVTLGNDGIFDKRARVGAGNEVASFRLSAGEQRDTGYQNAYDNKRLSQLNGRVDLRPSPVDEVMLSSGVSYLAAGEGYSATDVGNPHHTIYSRDVHLLADWRRQLADADELKVLVSYMEDHKDDQAVSPNDKATRASNPIPGATVFWDYSAVGRRTNAEVQRRIGLGSTVRALVGVGYKDERARSQPLYNTTAWRSFQETRGFGTVEWRVAPQWLLNGGLFVGNHSRAGTYATPRLMANWFPSAGHTLRIGVTDSVRAPNLSEYAADTRQYTSAGAVYDHEYAATGRVQPEKLRSFELGYVGRWPEQRLTLDARLFRERAQDLIAPQLSPRGVVHPQTLRRTRDYVNFSDLLVTGLEYQMRWKPLGNTELWLNQTFTETEWSNARYETENKAQPPRHHTTLALFQRLGTDVELSVIHERLGRMTWRDGRDWLPVSNRTDVRLARTFRLANSKAEAALTVQSLEGSQDAFLVSRGFELSRRVFVTLKLEI, from the coding sequence ATGTGCTTTGCCGTGGCCGGTACCGCCGCTGCACGTGCCGATGTGCGCACGCCCTCCGAAGACGACTACTACGCCAACATCCCGGTGGTCTTGACAGCCAGCCGGCTCGAGCAGCCGCTCAATGAAGCGCCGGGTGCAATCACGGTGGTCGATCGCAAGACCATCCGCCAGTCGGGCGCGCGCACGGTGGCCGAGGTGCTGCGGCTGGTGCCGGGCTATGTTTCCAGCGGTTGGAACGGTGCCAACCCGCTGGCGGCCTACCACGTGCCGCTGGATGACTTCGGCACGCGCAACCTGGTGCTGATCGACGGCCGCTCCGTCTATTCCTCGGCCTATCTGGGCGACACGCACCGCGGCATGATGGGCGTGATGCTCGAGGACATCGAGCGCATCGAGGTGCTGCGGGGGGCCAACTCGGCCGCCTATGGAGCCAACGCGATGTTCGGCGTCATCAACATCATCACGCGGCACAGCGCCGATACGGTGGGTGGCGAACTGGGGGTGACCCTCGGCAACGACGGCATCTTCGACAAGCGGGCGCGTGTGGGGGCAGGCAACGAAGTCGCCAGCTTCCGGTTGTCGGCCGGCGAGCAGCGCGACACCGGTTATCAGAACGCCTACGACAACAAACGCCTCAGCCAGCTCAATGGCCGGGTCGATCTGCGGCCTTCGCCCGTCGACGAGGTGATGCTGTCCAGCGGGGTGTCGTACCTGGCCGCCGGTGAAGGGTACAGCGCCACCGACGTGGGCAACCCGCATCACACCATTTACAGCCGGGACGTTCATCTGCTGGCTGACTGGCGTCGCCAGCTGGCCGATGCCGACGAGTTGAAGGTGCTGGTCAGCTACATGGAAGACCACAAGGACGACCAGGCGGTCTCGCCGAACGACAAGGCCACGCGGGCAAGCAACCCCATTCCCGGCGCCACGGTCTTCTGGGATTACAGCGCGGTCGGGCGGCGGACCAACGCCGAGGTCCAGCGGCGCATCGGGCTGGGCAGCACCGTGCGCGCACTGGTCGGCGTGGGATACAAGGACGAGCGGGCCCGCTCCCAGCCGTTGTACAACACGACGGCGTGGCGGTCCTTCCAGGAGACCCGGGGCTTCGGCACGGTGGAGTGGCGCGTGGCCCCCCAGTGGCTGTTGAACGGGGGGCTCTTCGTGGGCAACCACAGCCGGGCGGGTACCTATGCCACGCCGCGTCTGATGGCGAACTGGTTTCCGTCGGCGGGGCACACGCTCCGTATCGGTGTGACCGACTCGGTGCGGGCGCCCAACCTGTCTGAGTACGCGGCCGATACGCGCCAGTACACCTCGGCCGGTGCGGTCTATGACCACGAGTACGCTGCCACGGGCCGGGTGCAGCCCGAAAAGCTCCGCAGCTTCGAGCTGGGCTACGTCGGGCGGTGGCCCGAACAGCGGCTCACGCTGGATGCACGCCTGTTCCGCGAGCGTGCCCAGGACTTGATCGCACCTCAATTGTCTCCCCGTGGGGTGGTTCATCCACAGACGTTACGCAGAACGCGTGATTACGTGAACTTCTCCGACCTGCTGGTGACCGGGCTGGAATACCAGATGCGCTGGAAGCCGCTGGGCAACACCGAGCTGTGGCTGAACCAGACTTTCACCGAGACCGAGTGGTCGAACGCGCGGTACGAGACCGAGAACAAGGCCCAGCCGCCGCGTCACCACACAACGCTGGCCCTGTTCCAGCGGCTCGGGACCGATGTGGAACTGAGCGTCATTCACGAACGTCTGGGGCGCATGACCTGGCGGGATGGCCGCGACTGGCTTCCGGTCTCCAACCGCACCGACGTGCGCCTGGCGCGGACGTTCCGCCTGGCTAACAGCAAAGCCGAGGCGGCGCTCACCGTGCAGTCTCTGGAGGGCAGCCAGGACGCCTTTCTGGTCAGCCGCGGGTTCGAGTTGTCCCGGCGGGTGTTCGTCACGCTGAAGCTGGAGATCTGA
- a CDS encoding ABC transporter substrate-binding protein, with protein MAGATLPLRAAGDSVWVLPSDAGGAHAEALSALQVAWRQSGRRGDLIVLESGQLPAEGHPGAVVTLGSSALRQVHSRAEAQADWARVPVLAALIPREAFTAIWRRPPAWVSAVYLDQPPERYMELIRRVFPKSTRVGVLLGPDGQAMRQVLAEEASERGLQLTPVTVGHPDMLYAALRTALADSDVLLVLPDSTVADAGALQRVLIAAYRQRIPVIAYSPALVRSGAALGLYASPAQVGRQVASMLKHAPQAANWPASRLADGFMIAANEQVCRSLGLDVPEPVALAELIRRQEGGR; from the coding sequence TTGGCCGGAGCGACCCTGCCCCTGCGCGCGGCGGGCGATTCGGTGTGGGTGCTGCCCTCGGACGCAGGTGGGGCGCACGCCGAAGCGCTGTCTGCGTTGCAGGTGGCCTGGCGCCAGTCGGGCCGGCGCGGTGATCTCATCGTTCTGGAATCGGGGCAACTGCCTGCAGAGGGGCATCCCGGCGCTGTGGTCACCCTGGGCAGCAGCGCCTTGCGGCAGGTGCACAGCCGCGCCGAGGCGCAGGCCGACTGGGCCCGCGTGCCGGTGCTGGCGGCGCTGATCCCGCGTGAGGCCTTCACGGCCATCTGGCGGCGCCCGCCGGCCTGGGTGTCGGCGGTCTATCTGGATCAGCCGCCCGAGCGCTACATGGAACTCATCCGCAGGGTGTTTCCGAAGTCCACGCGTGTGGGCGTGTTGCTGGGGCCCGATGGCCAGGCCATGCGCCAGGTGCTGGCGGAAGAGGCCAGTGAGCGCGGTTTGCAGCTGACCCCGGTGACCGTCGGCCATCCCGACATGCTCTACGCCGCGCTGCGCACGGCCCTGGCGGACAGCGACGTGCTGCTCGTGCTGCCGGACAGCACCGTGGCCGATGCCGGTGCGCTTCAGCGCGTGTTGATCGCGGCGTACCGGCAGCGCATCCCGGTGATCGCCTATTCACCTGCCCTGGTTCGGTCCGGGGCAGCCCTTGGTTTGTATGCGAGCCCGGCCCAGGTGGGGCGGCAGGTGGCATCCATGTTGAAGCACGCTCCACAGGCCGCCAACTGGCCTGCGTCCCGCCTGGCGGATGGTTTCATGATTGCGGCCAACGA